The following coding sequences are from one Microbulbifer sp. TB1203 window:
- a CDS encoding Ni/Fe hydrogenase subunit alpha → MAKSKTIKVDYLARVEGEGALYIRYDDGGVHDVKLKIFEPPRFFEGFMRGRDYLEAPDITARICGICPVAYQMSALHAMEDALGLVPTPELSALRRLIYCGEWIESHTLHIYMLHAPDFLGYPSAVAMAKDHPKIVQVGLQIKKAGNAIVKLLGGREIHPINVRVGGFYRVPAASELKPLREQLLQARDMAAETVRWAASLPFPKFERSAEDQYEFVALSHSQEYPMNKGRIASTRGLDIPVSEYDSHFREEHVEYTNALHSVLVERGAYFVGPMARYNLNYDRLSPLVRQTAEDIGFPPFCANPFQSIVVRSLEVLYAFDEALRIIDGYQQPQEPYLNTEPRASTGCAATEAPRGLLYHRYSIDERGKITDAKIVPPTSQNQKTIEDDLRHMLPKFLHLPEDKLQAQCEQAIRNYDPCISCSTHFLQLHLERSGRVGQ, encoded by the coding sequence ATGGCGAAAAGTAAAACCATCAAGGTCGACTACCTGGCGCGGGTGGAAGGCGAGGGCGCGCTCTATATTCGCTATGACGACGGCGGCGTGCACGATGTGAAACTGAAAATTTTTGAACCGCCGCGCTTCTTCGAAGGCTTTATGCGCGGGCGCGATTACCTGGAAGCGCCGGATATCACCGCGCGCATCTGCGGCATCTGCCCGGTGGCCTACCAGATGAGCGCGCTGCACGCGATGGAAGACGCCCTTGGCCTGGTGCCGACGCCGGAATTGAGCGCCCTGCGCAGGCTGATCTACTGCGGCGAGTGGATCGAGAGCCATACGCTGCATATTTATATGCTGCACGCACCGGATTTTCTCGGCTATCCAAGCGCGGTGGCCATGGCCAAAGACCACCCGAAAATCGTACAGGTCGGCCTGCAGATCAAGAAGGCCGGCAACGCGATTGTGAAGCTGTTGGGCGGCCGGGAAATTCACCCGATCAATGTGCGCGTGGGTGGTTTCTACCGCGTGCCGGCAGCGAGTGAACTGAAACCTTTGCGGGAACAGTTGTTGCAAGCCCGCGATATGGCTGCGGAAACGGTACGCTGGGCGGCGTCGCTGCCGTTTCCCAAGTTCGAGCGTTCCGCGGAGGATCAATACGAATTTGTCGCTCTCAGCCATTCGCAGGAATATCCGATGAACAAGGGGCGCATCGCCTCCACCCGCGGCCTGGATATTCCCGTCAGCGAATACGATTCCCACTTTCGCGAGGAACACGTCGAATACACCAATGCGCTGCACAGCGTGCTGGTCGAACGCGGTGCCTATTTCGTCGGCCCCATGGCGCGCTACAACCTGAACTACGATCGCCTGTCGCCGCTGGTGCGGCAGACGGCGGAAGATATCGGCTTCCCGCCATTCTGTGCCAACCCGTTCCAAAGCATAGTGGTGCGCAGTCTGGAAGTGCTCTATGCGTTTGATGAAGCGCTGCGGATTATCGATGGCTACCAGCAGCCGCAAGAGCCCTACCTGAATACCGAGCCGCGCGCGTCCACCGGCTGCGCCGCCACCGAGGCGCCGCGGGGTTTGCTCTACCACCGCTACAGCATCGACGAGCGGGGCAAAATCACCGATGCCAAGATAGTGCCGCCCACGTCCCAGAACCAGAAGACCATTGAAGACGACCTGCGCCATATGCTGCCGAAGTTCCTGCACCTGCCGGAGGACAAACTGCAGGCCCAGTGCGAGCAGGCGATCCGCAACTACGACCCCTGCATCTCCTGCTCCACCCACTTCCTGCAGCTGCACCTGGAGCGCAGTGGAAGAGTGGGGCAGTGA
- a CDS encoding HypC/HybG/HupF family hydrogenase formation chaperone — MCLGIPGRVEEILNSAPLERSARVSFGGISKEINLAYVPEARVGDYVIVHVGFAISRVREEEAQRVFRYLEEIGELGDLG, encoded by the coding sequence ATGTGTCTAGGTATTCCCGGCCGCGTCGAGGAGATACTCAACAGCGCACCGCTGGAGCGCAGCGCCAGGGTGAGCTTTGGCGGTATCAGCAAGGAAATCAACCTCGCCTATGTCCCCGAGGCCCGCGTCGGCGACTATGTGATTGTACATGTGGGGTTCGCGATCAGCCGCGTGCGTGAGGAGGAAGCGCAAAGGGTGTTTCGCTACCTGGAAGAAATCGGCGAACTGGGGGATTTGGGTTAG
- a CDS encoding hydrogenase maturation protease, which produces MDSAVTDWAVISLGNHFRGDDSVGPYLLHRLREKLGDSVDCIENGGDMTRLLEDWTRRRVCLVDAIMAHGRQAGDIIRLNGLAEAMPASVCTTSSHGLNLAEAIELGRVMGALPLQLDIYGICGENFTTSAALSPAVEAAAAKVEQEILKSLMTQTGGPPCTSNP; this is translated from the coding sequence ATGGATAGCGCAGTGACGGACTGGGCAGTTATCAGCCTCGGTAACCACTTTCGCGGCGACGACAGCGTCGGCCCCTACCTTCTGCACAGGCTGCGCGAAAAGCTGGGCGACTCCGTGGACTGCATAGAAAACGGCGGCGATATGACCCGGTTGCTGGAAGACTGGACGCGCCGCCGGGTTTGCCTTGTGGATGCCATAATGGCCCATGGGCGGCAGGCCGGCGACATTATCCGCCTGAACGGTCTGGCGGAAGCGATGCCAGCCAGTGTGTGCACGACATCCAGCCACGGCCTCAACCTGGCCGAGGCGATTGAACTGGGGCGGGTTATGGGTGCACTGCCGCTGCAGCTGGATATCTACGGGATCTGTGGCGAGAACTTCACCACCAGTGCGGCCCTATCGCCGGCGGTGGAGGCCGCCGCAGCGAAAGTCGAACAGGAAATTCTGAAATCTTTAATGACGCAGACAGGAGGTCCGCCGTGCACGAGCAATCCCTGA
- a CDS encoding transglycosylase SLT domain-containing protein, with the protein MTDARRRQVDFSTPSAEIQLVLVSATGTPEVGDRDTLDGKTLKVTAGTVFAERARAFARQHPGLQLETKKKNYMDILVDVANGKADFTVADELLLELVQQFRDDLKANRVFPQKYELAWAIRQGSPQLLESISDSVELIRLTRSTRRSTGDMDAIKQRGVLRAVTRNHPGTYFMWKGRILGFEFSLLEKFANKRNLRLEIVVAKRHDDFVRMLQNGDADIAASLLADTRRRQRKGMAFSRPYIETRTGIVSRSDDAVSSIRELRGRTVHVRKSGSHYDTALRIQKQVPGLQIKLAPEKLDIQRIIDKVADGEYDLTIADEVSYKLERAWRDDIAFALDLRQRDNRYAWMMRKGNRKLRKAVNMFFAERSVNNALPGLYTRYFDRPKRTRKEITQLDKKGNISPFDDLVRNYADQFDRRLIVAQMFQESSFDPQAESWAGARGLMQVMPNTGKQVGKTDLFDPRTSIRAGVKYLHWLHGKFVDRGLTPENSMWFTLSAYNAGLGHVFDAQDLAEQKGWDRNIWFNSVENAMLLLSDPDYCERARYGYARGREPFDYVRKIEGRFRNYVNLLEAQGQRQQANKNTIDTGIERPSENVRMVPTPSACGLPAGSPDSFIPLPRLRGQIVMDQFGRRRRPQSR; encoded by the coding sequence GTGACCGACGCGCGGCGCCGTCAAGTGGATTTCTCGACTCCCAGTGCGGAGATCCAGCTGGTACTGGTTTCCGCCACGGGAACACCCGAGGTGGGTGATCGCGACACGCTCGACGGCAAAACGCTCAAGGTGACCGCAGGGACAGTATTCGCCGAGCGCGCCCGAGCTTTTGCCAGGCAACATCCGGGCCTTCAACTTGAGACCAAAAAAAAAAATTACATGGATATCCTGGTTGACGTCGCCAATGGCAAAGCAGATTTCACCGTCGCCGATGAGCTGTTGCTGGAGTTGGTGCAACAATTTCGCGACGATCTGAAGGCCAACCGAGTTTTTCCGCAGAAATACGAACTGGCCTGGGCCATCCGACAAGGTTCCCCACAGCTGCTCGAATCCATCAGCGACAGCGTAGAGCTTATCCGCCTGACTCGCTCCACCCGGCGATCGACCGGAGATATGGACGCGATCAAGCAGCGCGGTGTGCTGCGTGCCGTGACACGCAACCATCCCGGCACCTATTTCATGTGGAAGGGAAGAATCCTCGGGTTCGAATTCAGCCTGCTGGAAAAATTTGCCAACAAACGTAACCTGCGGCTCGAGATCGTCGTCGCGAAGCGCCACGACGACTTCGTGCGCATGCTTCAAAACGGAGACGCCGATATCGCCGCAAGCCTGCTCGCAGACACCAGACGCCGCCAGCGGAAGGGAATGGCCTTTTCGCGTCCCTATATCGAAACGCGCACCGGCATAGTGTCGCGCAGCGACGACGCTGTGAGTTCCATCCGCGAACTGCGCGGGCGAACCGTCCATGTGAGAAAATCCGGCAGTCATTACGATACCGCCCTGCGCATACAGAAACAGGTGCCTGGTCTGCAGATCAAACTGGCACCGGAAAAACTGGATATTCAGAGAATCATCGATAAGGTCGCCGATGGCGAATACGATCTGACCATTGCCGACGAAGTCTCCTACAAGCTCGAACGCGCCTGGCGCGACGACATCGCCTTTGCCCTGGACCTGCGGCAGCGCGACAACCGCTATGCTTGGATGATGCGCAAAGGCAACCGGAAATTGCGCAAGGCAGTCAACATGTTCTTTGCAGAACGCAGCGTCAACAATGCGCTGCCAGGTCTTTATACCCGCTATTTCGATCGCCCCAAGCGCACGCGCAAGGAGATCACGCAACTGGACAAGAAAGGCAATATTTCGCCTTTCGATGATCTGGTGCGCAATTACGCGGACCAATTCGACCGGCGACTGATCGTTGCCCAGATGTTTCAGGAAAGCAGCTTTGATCCACAGGCCGAGTCCTGGGCCGGTGCCCGAGGGCTGATGCAGGTGATGCCGAATACCGGCAAACAGGTTGGTAAAACGGACCTGTTCGATCCGCGAACCAGTATCAGGGCAGGCGTCAAATATCTCCATTGGCTGCACGGCAAGTTTGTCGACCGGGGTTTGACGCCGGAAAACAGTATGTGGTTCACCCTCTCTGCCTACAACGCCGGCCTCGGCCACGTGTTCGATGCCCAGGATCTGGCCGAGCAGAAAGGCTGGGACCGTAACATTTGGTTCAACAGCGTGGAGAACGCCATGCTGCTGCTCTCCGACCCGGACTATTGCGAACGTGCCCGCTATGGCTATGCCCGCGGTCGGGAGCCGTTCGATTATGTGCGCAAGATCGAGGGCCGTTTCCGTAACTATGTCAATCTGCTCGAAGCGCAGGGCCAACGGCAACAGGCGAACAAAAACACTATAGACACCGGTATAGAGCGCCCCAGTGAGAACGTCAGGATGGTCCCCACGCCAAGCGCGTGCGGGTTACCGGCAGGGTCACCTGACTCTTTTATTCCCCTCCCACGCTTACGGGGACAAATCGTCATGGACCAGTTTGGACGCCGAAGGCGCCCGCAAAGCAGATGA
- the hypD gene encoding hydrogenase formation protein HypD, translating into MKYLHEYRQRQSIEKISAEIARITTRPWTIMEVCGGQTHAIVKYGLQQFLPQQVELVHGPGCPVCVTSLEIIDKAIAIAARPEVIFCSFGDMLRVPGSERDLLAVKAGGGDIRTVYSPLHAVELAQQNPDREVVFFAIGFETTAPANAMAAFLARKKGLRNLSLLVSHFLVPPAIESICSAADSRVQGFLAAGHVCAIMGYEQYPPLASKYRVPIVVTGFEPLDILEGVMMCLRQLEQGCCSVENQYARAVERRGNIPAQEMLEQVFDIAAQTWRGVGTIGASGLRLRPEFAAFDAEKKFSLDISPQIDSSGCISGQIMQGQKKPCDCPHFGQRCRPEQPLGAPMVSSEGACAAYYRYSRQVTADEH; encoded by the coding sequence ATGAAATACCTGCACGAGTACCGGCAGCGGCAAAGTATCGAAAAAATCTCCGCGGAGATTGCCCGTATCACCACCAGGCCCTGGACCATCATGGAAGTCTGCGGCGGCCAGACCCATGCGATCGTCAAGTACGGCCTGCAGCAGTTCCTGCCGCAACAGGTGGAACTGGTGCACGGCCCCGGCTGCCCCGTGTGCGTGACCTCGCTGGAAATCATCGACAAGGCCATCGCCATTGCCGCCAGGCCGGAGGTTATTTTCTGCTCCTTCGGCGATATGCTGCGGGTGCCGGGTAGCGAGCGGGACCTGCTCGCGGTCAAGGCCGGGGGAGGGGATATCCGCACCGTCTACTCACCGCTGCACGCCGTGGAACTCGCGCAGCAGAACCCGGACAGGGAAGTGGTGTTCTTCGCCATCGGCTTCGAGACCACCGCTCCCGCCAATGCGATGGCCGCCTTCCTCGCCAGGAAAAAAGGCCTGCGCAATTTATCCCTCCTCGTATCCCACTTCCTGGTCCCCCCGGCCATCGAATCCATCTGCTCCGCGGCCGATTCGCGCGTGCAGGGATTCCTCGCCGCCGGCCATGTGTGCGCCATCATGGGATACGAGCAGTACCCGCCGCTGGCGAGTAAGTACCGTGTGCCCATAGTGGTTACCGGCTTCGAGCCACTGGATATCCTCGAGGGCGTGATGATGTGCCTGCGCCAGCTGGAGCAGGGCTGCTGCAGCGTGGAAAACCAGTATGCGCGGGCTGTGGAGCGGCGCGGCAATATCCCGGCGCAAGAAATGCTCGAACAGGTATTCGATATCGCCGCCCAGACCTGGCGCGGTGTCGGCACTATCGGTGCCAGCGGTCTGCGCCTGCGACCCGAGTTCGCGGCCTTCGATGCGGAGAAAAAATTCAGCCTCGACATCAGCCCGCAGATAGACAGCAGCGGCTGCATCAGCGGCCAGATAATGCAGGGGCAGAAAAAGCCCTGCGACTGTCCACACTTCGGCCAGCGCTGCCGCCCGGAACAGCCCTTGGGTGCCCCCATGGTATCCTCCGAGGGAGCCTGCGCGGCCTACTATCGATACAGCAGACAGGTCACTGCCGATGAACATTGA
- the hypF gene encoding carbamoyltransferase HypF codes for MATERRRIDITGLVQGVGFRPFVYRLARACGLCGWVANDARGVCLEVQGEVLQIREFAQRLTAEKPPHARIHDLTSEPIPLREESGFVIRESDDSAAPSAIVLPDLAACDDCLKELFDPDNRRYRYPFTNCTHCGPRYSIVERLPYDRANTAMKYFPLCEDCRCEYADPGDRRYHAEPNACPECGPQLQLCDRRGKTIAVRENALHQAVVAIDAGRIVALKGVGGIQLLVDASNAKAVRKLRERKQRPHKPFALLYPDIDAVHRDCDISKREELLLSAQERPIVLLSANGRSSARIAMEVAPQNPNLGAMLPCSPLHHLLMESLRRPVVATSGNLAGEPICIDNDEAVDRLGNIADLFLLHDRPILRPLDDSVLRVMDERPVMLRRARGYAPLPLQLPDLSAADDDLLAVGADLKNCVALARGNIVYPGQHIGDLENRIALETFERAIDDLADFYRLEPRALLCDLHPGYASNHWAQKKKTKRIGVQHHLAHFFSCMAEHAYRGPALGVCWDGTGYGEDGTVRGGEFLHWNDGAEVKHFASLRPFPLPGGERAVREPRRSAAGLLFESLGREAFAQEPLHNCFNNSEIKNLTRMLERNINSPRCTSVGRLFDAVATLLGLATEISFEGQAAMAVEYVAQESDTAASYPFDMEQQDGRWVIDWVPTVVALMEEGRKGTSIADRSAAFHNTLAQIVLSVALNIGEEHVFLSGGVFQNRRLTETAAALLRRNDFRVHCHSSIPPNDGGIALGQIYYARCMAACGIQVGEGSALCV; via the coding sequence ATGGCGACTGAACGCCGGCGCATCGATATCACCGGACTGGTGCAGGGCGTCGGCTTCCGGCCCTTCGTCTACCGCCTGGCCCGCGCCTGCGGCTTGTGTGGCTGGGTCGCGAATGATGCCCGCGGTGTCTGCTTGGAAGTGCAGGGCGAAGTTCTGCAGATCCGCGAATTCGCGCAAAGATTGACGGCAGAAAAGCCGCCACACGCACGTATTCATGATCTCACCAGCGAGCCGATTCCGTTGCGGGAAGAGTCCGGATTTGTGATCCGGGAGAGCGACGACAGTGCCGCGCCCTCCGCGATTGTATTGCCCGACCTGGCAGCCTGTGACGACTGTCTGAAAGAGCTGTTTGATCCCGACAACCGCCGCTACCGCTATCCGTTTACCAACTGCACCCACTGCGGCCCCCGCTACAGTATCGTCGAGCGGCTACCCTACGATCGCGCCAACACCGCGATGAAGTACTTCCCACTTTGCGAAGACTGTCGGTGTGAGTACGCCGATCCCGGGGACAGGCGCTATCACGCCGAACCCAATGCCTGTCCCGAATGCGGGCCCCAGTTGCAGCTTTGCGATCGGCGGGGGAAAACAATTGCGGTGCGGGAAAATGCTCTGCACCAGGCAGTAGTGGCAATCGATGCGGGGAGGATTGTCGCCCTGAAAGGTGTCGGCGGCATCCAGCTTTTGGTGGATGCGTCCAATGCCAAAGCGGTAAGGAAACTGCGGGAAAGGAAGCAGCGGCCCCACAAGCCCTTTGCACTGTTGTATCCGGATATCGACGCAGTGCACAGGGACTGCGATATTTCAAAGCGGGAAGAACTGCTGTTGTCCGCCCAGGAGAGGCCGATAGTCCTTCTGTCTGCGAACGGGCGGTCCAGCGCACGCATAGCCATGGAGGTCGCCCCGCAGAACCCGAACTTGGGTGCGATGCTGCCCTGTTCGCCACTGCACCATCTGTTGATGGAGTCGCTGCGGCGCCCCGTGGTTGCCACCAGCGGCAACCTGGCCGGCGAACCGATCTGCATCGACAACGACGAGGCAGTTGACCGGCTCGGCAATATCGCCGACCTGTTCCTGTTACACGACCGACCGATACTGCGTCCGCTGGACGACTCGGTGCTGCGGGTAATGGATGAGCGGCCGGTGATGCTGCGCCGCGCGCGCGGCTATGCGCCGCTACCGCTGCAACTCCCGGACCTTTCTGCCGCAGACGACGACTTGCTGGCAGTGGGTGCGGATTTGAAAAACTGCGTGGCACTCGCGCGCGGCAATATCGTCTACCCGGGCCAGCATATCGGCGATCTGGAAAATCGTATTGCGCTGGAGACCTTTGAGCGGGCTATCGACGATCTCGCGGATTTTTACCGGCTGGAACCCCGGGCTCTGCTTTGCGACCTTCATCCCGGTTACGCCTCCAACCACTGGGCGCAGAAAAAAAAGACCAAGCGTATCGGCGTCCAACATCATCTGGCCCATTTCTTTTCCTGTATGGCGGAACATGCATACCGTGGTCCCGCCTTGGGCGTTTGCTGGGACGGCACTGGCTACGGCGAGGACGGCACCGTGCGCGGCGGCGAGTTCCTGCACTGGAATGACGGTGCTGAAGTGAAACATTTCGCCAGCCTGCGGCCCTTCCCGCTGCCGGGGGGCGAGCGGGCCGTCCGCGAGCCGCGCCGATCGGCGGCAGGGCTTTTGTTCGAGTCGCTGGGAAGGGAAGCCTTTGCGCAAGAGCCGCTGCACAACTGTTTCAACAACAGCGAGATAAAAAATCTCACCAGAATGCTGGAGCGGAACATTAACAGTCCGCGCTGTACCAGTGTCGGCCGCCTGTTCGACGCGGTGGCCACCTTGCTCGGCCTGGCCACGGAAATCAGTTTCGAGGGGCAGGCAGCCATGGCGGTGGAGTATGTCGCGCAGGAATCGGACACTGCAGCCAGCTATCCGTTTGACATGGAGCAACAAGACGGCCGCTGGGTTATTGACTGGGTACCGACAGTCGTCGCGCTGATGGAGGAGGGTAGAAAGGGGACGTCTATCGCCGACAGGTCGGCCGCATTTCACAACACCCTGGCGCAGATAGTCCTGTCTGTCGCGTTAAATATCGGCGAGGAGCATGTGTTTCTTTCCGGCGGCGTTTTCCAGAACAGGCGGCTGACGGAAACTGCGGCGGCCCTTCTGCGGCGAAACGATTTCCGGGTTCACTGCCACAGCAGTATTCCCCCCAATGACGGTGGCATCGCGCTGGGCCAAATCTACTATGCCCGCTGTATGGCCGCCTGCGGAATTCAGGTCGGGGAGGGTAGCGCCCTATGTGTCTAG
- a CDS encoding hydrogenase/urease maturation nickel metallochaperone HypA — translation MHEQSLIKNLVEKIHLLASSESDRLVAARLRLGALAHISAEHLREHFEREIIGTPLEGLRLQIEEQSDIHHAEAQEIILDSLEFEDSHGD, via the coding sequence GTGCACGAGCAATCCCTGATCAAGAACCTGGTGGAAAAAATCCACCTGTTGGCCAGCAGTGAGAGCGACAGACTGGTGGCAGCCAGACTCCGCCTCGGCGCCCTTGCCCATATCTCCGCGGAACATTTGCGCGAGCACTTCGAGCGCGAAATCATCGGCACCCCACTGGAGGGCCTGCGCCTGCAGATCGAAGAACAGTCGGACATCCATCATGCCGAGGCCCAGGAAATAATACTGGACAGCCTGGAATTCGAAGACAGTCATGGCGACTGA
- the nhaC gene encoding Na+/H+ antiporter NhaC, with translation MTKKTDSEAIRKPSLADALIPLIVLTLLISGALLLFGMDALDGPIQTALIICCVVAGLIAVKNGHSWEAVQKAGRGAMESITSAIFILLAVGALIGTWNLSGTIPTLVYYGIQVLSPAWYYPAAALICGAIAMSIGSSWTTAGTIGVGLVGIATMIGVSPAIAAGAVVSGAYLGDKLSPLSETTILSAQMVRVDVYTHIRNQAWTSVPAFLIAALLFTFLGLGRVDAEGQSEMQEAVELAELNGIYSIGILNLLPLALLVWLSIRKTPASLALLLSALFAGALGAFLQPGVYAEFAGADSLGPADAVAAVWQAMANGFEMNSGIADVDRLLSRGGMSSMLHTLWLIMGAVTFGALLDEFGLIGRLVDPLIYRAKSTGGLFLTVFASAFGLNLVAGDQYIALVLPTRIYRAEFEKRGLAPQNLSRLAADSGTVTSPLVPWNSCGAFMGAVLGVPTLVYLPFCFFNIISPLLSVLYGITGFKIVKLDKIGKTGR, from the coding sequence ATGACAAAAAAAACCGACTCCGAAGCGATCCGCAAACCCTCGCTCGCCGATGCACTGATTCCGCTGATTGTCCTGACGCTCCTGATCAGTGGCGCTCTGCTGCTGTTTGGAATGGATGCGCTCGACGGTCCCATCCAGACGGCGCTGATCATCTGCTGCGTGGTGGCGGGACTGATCGCGGTGAAGAACGGTCACTCCTGGGAGGCTGTGCAGAAGGCCGGCCGGGGAGCCATGGAGTCTATCACCAGTGCCATATTTATCCTGCTGGCGGTGGGCGCATTGATCGGCACCTGGAACCTGTCCGGTACCATTCCCACCCTGGTGTACTACGGCATTCAGGTGCTGTCGCCAGCCTGGTACTACCCGGCCGCCGCCCTGATCTGCGGTGCCATCGCTATGTCCATCGGCAGCTCCTGGACCACTGCCGGTACCATCGGCGTCGGCCTCGTGGGAATTGCGACGATGATCGGCGTATCCCCAGCCATCGCTGCCGGTGCGGTGGTCTCCGGCGCCTATCTCGGCGACAAGCTGTCGCCGCTCTCCGAGACCACGATTCTCTCCGCACAGATGGTTAGGGTCGACGTCTACACCCACATTCGCAATCAGGCCTGGACGTCGGTGCCGGCCTTTCTGATCGCGGCCCTGCTTTTCACCTTTCTCGGCCTGGGCAGGGTGGATGCGGAGGGGCAGAGTGAGATGCAGGAAGCGGTGGAACTGGCCGAGCTGAACGGCATCTACTCGATCGGCATCCTCAATCTGCTGCCGCTGGCACTGCTGGTGTGGCTCTCCATTCGCAAGACACCCGCCTCCCTGGCGCTGCTGCTGTCGGCCCTGTTCGCGGGCGCACTCGGCGCCTTTCTGCAGCCGGGCGTCTACGCCGAATTTGCCGGCGCCGACTCGCTGGGCCCGGCGGATGCCGTCGCCGCCGTGTGGCAGGCGATGGCCAACGGTTTTGAGATGAACTCCGGCATTGCCGACGTGGACCGGCTCCTCTCCCGCGGTGGCATGTCGAGTATGCTGCATACCCTTTGGCTGATCATGGGCGCGGTGACCTTCGGCGCCTTGCTGGATGAGTTCGGGTTGATCGGGCGGCTAGTAGACCCGCTGATCTACCGCGCAAAGTCCACGGGAGGGTTATTCCTGACGGTTTTCGCCAGTGCATTCGGGCTCAACCTGGTTGCCGGCGACCAGTACATAGCATTGGTGCTGCCCACGCGCATTTACCGTGCCGAGTTTGAGAAACGCGGGCTGGCACCGCAGAATCTGTCCAGACTAGCAGCCGACAGCGGCACCGTCACCTCACCGCTGGTGCCCTGGAACTCCTGTGGTGCCTTTATGGGGGCTGTACTCGGCGTACCCACACTGGTTTACCTGCCCTTCTGCTTTTTCAATATCATCAGCCCGCTGCTCAGTGTTCTGTACGGCATCACCGGCTTCAAGATAGTGAAGCTGGATAAGATAGGGAAAACGGGGCGCTGA
- the hypE gene encoding hydrogenase expression/formation protein HypE has protein sequence MNIECPLSTDTGEVVRLGHGSGGELSQKLLRDYVYPHFDNPWIAQAHDSATVPVKNDRVVFTTDSFVITPLFFPGGDIGKLAVYGTVNDLAMSGARPLYLSCSLILEEGLPMATLARVMSSMGEAAAETGMQLVTGDTKVVERGKGDGLYINTAGIGTIEHPMAIEPRQIQPEDLILLSGDIGRHGMAVMARREGLEFDGPLRSDCAPLHGAVEDLLNAGIAVHCLRDLTRGGLATALVELAESADKKFIVRETVIPVCEPVKGACEILGLDPLYVANEGRFVAFVPAEQAELALAVLARNPVSVGSRIIGAVARGNRPGVILQNALGCERLVARLPGEQLPRIC, from the coding sequence ATGAACATTGAATGCCCCCTATCGACAGATACCGGAGAAGTCGTGCGCCTGGGTCACGGCAGCGGTGGCGAGCTGAGCCAGAAACTGTTGCGAGACTACGTCTACCCCCACTTCGACAACCCATGGATAGCCCAGGCGCACGATAGCGCGACAGTGCCGGTAAAAAACGATCGTGTGGTTTTCACCACCGACTCTTTCGTCATAACGCCGCTGTTTTTCCCCGGTGGCGATATCGGTAAGCTCGCGGTCTACGGCACTGTAAACGACCTTGCGATGAGCGGTGCCCGACCCCTGTACCTGAGTTGCAGCCTGATACTGGAAGAGGGACTGCCAATGGCCACCCTCGCCAGAGTGATGTCCTCCATGGGCGAGGCCGCGGCCGAAACAGGGATGCAGCTGGTGACCGGCGACACCAAGGTGGTGGAGAGAGGCAAGGGCGACGGACTCTATATCAATACTGCCGGTATCGGCACAATTGAGCATCCAATGGCAATCGAGCCGCGACAAATCCAGCCCGAAGACCTGATACTGCTGTCCGGTGATATCGGTCGTCACGGCATGGCGGTCATGGCCAGGCGCGAGGGATTGGAGTTCGACGGCCCACTGCGCAGCGACTGCGCGCCACTGCACGGCGCGGTCGAGGATCTACTGAACGCGGGAATTGCCGTGCACTGCCTGCGCGACCTGACCCGCGGCGGCCTGGCCACTGCACTGGTGGAGCTGGCCGAAAGTGCCGATAAAAAATTCATTGTGCGGGAAACAGTAATTCCGGTCTGCGAACCGGTAAAGGGCGCCTGCGAGATACTCGGCCTGGACCCACTTTACGTGGCCAACGAGGGGCGCTTTGTTGCCTTTGTACCGGCAGAGCAAGCCGAACTGGCATTGGCGGTCCTGGCGAGAAACCCAGTCTCCGTGGGCAGCCGGATCATAGGCGCCGTCGCCCGCGGCAACAGACCCGGGGTAATACTGCAGAACGCTCTTGGCTGCGAGCGCCTAGTGGCTCGACTGCCCGGCGAGCAGTTGCCGCGGATCTGTTGA